The Gorilla gorilla gorilla isolate KB3781 chromosome 23, NHGRI_mGorGor1-v2.1_pri, whole genome shotgun sequence genomic interval AAGATGATTTCAACGTTTGTAGTTTTTTGGATGTTCACAATGAAAAGTtaggaagaggccaggtgcaggtttccacctgtaatcccagcactgtgggagactgagggaggaaggattgcttgaggccaggagtggggagaccagcctgggtaacagtgagaccctcatctctacaaaaaataattaaaaaaaaaaaaaacacatggtggcacacacctgtagtctcaggtacttgggaggctgaggggggaggattgcttgagcccaggagatcgaggctgctaTGAGCCacgattgtggcactgcacttcTGCTAGGGTGGCCGAGTGAGACCCTCCTGGGCTGTTACAGCACATCAATCTATGAAATGGGTCCAGTGTGCTAGCAGTGCCCCAGGTGCTGTCATTCACTTCGCTTACTGACTCCTCAATAACAGCCCCActcaacaaatgaaaaacaagctCAGGTGAAATAAGGTCCTCAAGATCACATAGCCAGTAAAAGGCTTACCAGGACAATGGCCTGTTGGACTCCAAagccattcctttccatgtccTTTATCTCCTTTACAGCAGAGAAGCCCCACTGGTGGCTGCAAATTAACTAGCAGATGTGTCATAGGGACACTCAAGCAGACTCAAAATACAGACTAAACACTGAAAAGTGGAGGGGAAGGGGACAACTAAGGAAGCATAAAAATAATCTCCCTAGGCTTCTCATTTTACAACCAAGGAAACATCTCCAGACAGTATTATGTTCATGATGAGGTCATCCTACTTAAAGACAGAGGACAAAGGctggcatcaaaaagaataaaattggccaggcgcagtggctcatgcctgtaatcccagcactttgggaggccaaggcaggcagatcatgaggtcaagacatcgagaccatcctggccaacatgatgaaaccccgtctctactaaaaatacaaaaattagctgggcatggtggtatgcacctgtagtcgcagctacacaagaggctgaggcaggagaatggcttgaaccgagatctcgccactgcactccagcctggtgacagagcaagactctgtctcaaaaaaaaaaaaaaaaaaaaggaagaataaaatgtttaggaataatttttttttttgagatgtttcactcgttacccacgctggagtgcaatggcatgatctcagctcacctcaacctctgccacctgggttcaagcaattctcttgcctcagcctcccaagtagctggaattaacaggcatgcaccaccacgcccggctaattttgcatttttagtagagatggggtttctgcatgttgttcaggctggtttcaaactcttgacctcaggtgatccgcctgccttggcctcccaaagtgttgggattacaggcagagccaccgtgcctggccaggaataaATGTAACAGAAGCACAAAAAACTTCTACATTGAAAACTAGAAAAGATTGTTGGAAGAAATTaaggacctaaataaatggaaagacattcttgTTTATAAATCAGAAAACCTTATATTGTTAAAGCAATACTCCTGGGCCAgggtcagtggctcatgcctgtaattccagcactttgggaggccgaggcaggcagatcatgaggtcaggagatcgagaccatcctggctaacacggtgaaaccccatctctactaaaaatacaaaagattagccagacatggtggcacgtgcctgtaaccccagctactcgggaggctgaggcaggagaatggcgtgaacccaggaggcggagcttgcagtgagccgagatcgcgccactgcactccagcactccagcctgggtgacagaacaagactctgtctcaaaaaaaaaaaaaaaaaaaaagaataaagctggaggccaggcgcggtggctcacgcctgtaatcccagcactttatagggcagaggcgggcagatcacttgaggtcatgagttcgagaccagcctggccaacatggtgaaacctcgtctctactaaaaatttaaaaattaccatagTGATGgggcctgtaatccgagctactcagatggctgaggtgggagaatcacttgagcctgggacacagaggttgcagtgagctggatcgcaccattgcatgccagcctgggcaatagagtaagcctccatctcaaaaataaataaagttggacccctaccttataccaaatataaaaatttactcaaaatggatcatagaccaaaacataaacactaaaatattaaaatcacagaagaaaatataagtataggccgggcacggtggctcatgcctgtaatcccagcactttgggaggctgagatggatgaatcacatgaggtcaggagttcgagaccagcttggccaatgtggtgaaaccccatctttactaaaaatacaaaaattagctgggcgtggtggtgggcacttgtaatcccagctacttgagaggctgaggcaggagaatcgcttgaacccgggaggcagaggttgcagtgagccatgatcgctccattgcactccagcctgggtgacaagagtgaaactccgtctaagaaagaaagaaaaaaaaaaaaaagagaaaatatagttATAAATTTTCATGATCTTGGaataggcaatggtttcttagctaTAACACCTaaaaaagcacaagcaaccaaagaaaaaacaaattagaccTCAAAACTTTCGTGCATCAGAGGACATgaccaaagaagtaaaaagatATACAGAATGGGAGCATATATTTGCAGATCACATACTTCTGTATCTAGACTATACTTAAAAatttcggccgggcacggtggctcatgcctgtaatcccagcattttgggaagctgaggcaggcagatcacctgaggtcaggagtttgagaccagcctggctaacatggtgaaacccctgtctctactaaaaaaaaaaaaaaaaaaaaattagccaggcacagtggcaggtgcctgtaatcccagctactcaggaaactgaggcaggagaattgcttaaatccgggaggcaaaggttgcagtgagccaatatcgcgccattgtactccagcctgggtgacaagagcgtgactcagtatcaaaaaaaaaaaaaggccaggcgcggtggctcacgcctgtaatcccagcactttgggagcccgaggcaggtggatcacgaggtcaggagatagagaccatcctggctaacatggtgaaaaccagtctctattaaaaatacaaaaaattagccaggcatggtggcgggcgcctgtagtcccagctactcaggaggctgaggcaggagaatggtgtgaacccaggaggtggagcttgcatgagcagagatctcgccactgcactccagcctgggggacagagcaagactccacctcaaaaaaaaaaaaaaaaaaagaaaaacaaacttactctcaacaataaaaaaaaaggagtaatacagttttttaaatgggcaaaggattttagtagatatttctccaaagaacatatacaaatggccaataagcacaccAAAAGATGCTCAAAACcgttagtcattagggaaatgcaggtCAAACCAAAATGAGACACTGCTTCACACCCACTCAGATGGCAGTAGTCCAAAGGACAATACCAAGTATTGGCTAGGATAGGGAGAAActagaaccctcatacactgctggtgatcatggaaaatggaaaacagtCTAGCAGTTCCTCTAAAAAGTTCAAcagagttggccgggcgcggtggctcacgcctgtaatcccagcactttgggaggccaaggcaggcagatcgcgaggtcaagagatcgagaccatcccgactaacatggtgaaaccccatctctactaaaaatacaaaaattttagctgggtgcagtggcacacgcctatagtcccagctactcgggaggcttaggcagagaattgcctgaacccgggaggcggaggttgcagtgagctgagattgtgccactccactccagcctggcaacagagcgagactccgtctcaaaaaaaaagaagaaaaaaagttcaacagagttaccataggacccagcaattctcctgagtatacacccaagagaactgaaaacatatgttcacacaaaaacacatacacaaatgttcatcaaAAGTATAAgcaattcaggccaggtgcggtggctcacccctgtaatcccagcactttgggagtctgaggcggacggatcatttgaggtcaggagttcaagaccagcctggccaacatggtgaaaccccgtctgcactataaatacaaaattagcccaacatggtggcactcgcctgtagtcccagctactcgggaggctgaggcataagaattgcttgaacccgggagagggaggttgcagtgagccgagatcgcagcagtgcactccagcctggatgacagagtgagattccctctcaaaaaataaaaataaatatagatatgtatcaaaaataaaatacatttaacataCCACTTAGCAATCTCATgtctagatatttacccaagagaaataaaaacatatgtccacacaaagacccTCATGTGACCGTTGATAGCATTTGATAGCATTATTAAAAATAGCCAAACGATAGGAACCACCGGAATACCTAACAGCTACTAACAGCGTAAACAATCGTGATACATTCAAACAATGCATTATCACCCAGCAATCAAAAGGAACAAAGAGCAAGTAaacacaacatgaatgaatctgaaagcgttatgctaaatgaaaagagccagatttgctgggtgcagtgcctcacacctgtaatcccagcactgtgggaggccgagccaggaggatcgcttgagaccaggagtttgactccagcctgggcaacatagtgagacactcgtctctacaaaaataaaataaaataaaatgagtaatcataactagccaaaaaaaaaaaaaaagaaaagaaaaaaaaagccagatgcaaaagagtAAATCCCATATGGATTTCGAGAAAAGACAATAAAGGAAAGCAGTGGTTTCGAGGGGGAAGTAGTTGGGAAAGGGCAAGAGGCACAAAGGagctttttggggtgatggaagtgatggtggtggtgcttTCACAACTGTGTACGTCTGTCAAAACTCATTGATTTAAAAAAGAtggatttattatatataaattatatctcaataaatttgaATGCCACAATGAGACACTAGTCATACTCACAAAAAAGGCTAAAACAAAATGGTGGACAATACCAAATGTTAGTAATGATATAAAGCAATGGAAACTCTCATCTAATTCTGGTAGAATGTAAAAATAGTGAAACTATTTTGGAAAAAAGTttggccatttctttttttttttttttaagacagagttttgcttttgttgcccaggctggagtgcaatggcgtgatttcagctcactgcaacctccacctcccaggttcaagcgattttcctgcttcagcctctggagtagctgggattacaggtatgcagcaccatgcctggctaattttgtatttttagtagagatggggtttctccatgttggtcaggctagtctcgaactcctgacctcaggtgatctgcccgcctcggcctcccaaattgctgggattacaggcgtgagccatggcacccagccttttttttttttttttttttttgagatggagtcttgttctgtcgcccaggctgaagtatgcagtggtatgatctcggctcactgcaacctgtgcctcccaggttcaagcaattctcctgcctcagcctccccagtagctggtactataggcacaagccaccatgcccggctaatttttgtatttttagtagaaatgaggtttcaccatgttggccagactgggctcgaactcctgacctcaggtgatccacctgcctcagcctcccaaagtgctgggattataggtatgagccactgcatccagctggccatttctttttttttttttttttcttttttttttaagatggagtctcatcaGTTTTCCATTGGTCTACAGACCATTCTGCCTTGGATGCCTTTGCTTCCTGCTGCTCGCTGAGAAGCTTGTGCCCTAATCTATTTCTTGTGCCCTAATCTTGTGCCCTAATCTATTTCACTGTCTACATGAGCAAAGTGGGAGATCACTGTCATGGCCAAAGTTACATGGCCAAGACAAGCTATGGCCTGGGAGTCCCAGGTTCGCCTATGTGGGCACTTTGCTATCCTATGTGGGCACTGGCATATGCTAAATGATGGGAAATCTGGGTCTCATGTTTCTGTGTGGTCCTCACCTCACTCGACTTCTGCTCTTTTTCTTCACACTGGGCTTCTATACTCTCATTACTATAGTTACCAGTTTTCCGTTGGTCTACAGACCATTCTGCCTTGGATGCCTTTGCTTCCTGCTGCTCGCTGAGAAGCTTCATCAGGAGGCCTGTTCGCGACATGAGCTTGGCACAGGTCCCTTGCACATGTGTTTCTGAACATTCCATTTTCAAGGTCCAGATAACATGAGACATGAACCTTCTCACATCCTCATTGGGGATGAGGGACCATAGCTGCTGGGTTAGCTGAATTTCAAACTGATCACCTGGGGACGAGAGCAATGGGTAATTGAAGCTTTTGGGCTTGGGGGACAGGTCAGTGCCCATGCTGTTGTATTCCCATTTTGTCTCAGTTTGTTTAACAGTTGGCTCTAAGTTGAATGCAGTCCCAATGGAATCTGCCTCAGGAGGATGATTGTAGTTTGTGTTTTCAGAGATGGTGCCTTTTGGCATAATAATGTTTTCCATAAAAACGATTTcttcaaaggcaaaaaaaaaaaaaaaaagaaaagaaaaaaagatggagtctcgctcttgtcgcccaggctggagtgcaatggcgcgatctcggctcactgcaacctccgcctcccgggttcaagcgattctcctgcctcagccccccaagtagctgggattataggtgcctgccaccatgctgggctaatttttatatttttagtagagatggggttttgccatgttggccaggttagtcccaaactcctgacctcaggtgatctgcccacctcagcctcccaaagtgctgggattacaggcatgagccactgcgccctgctggCCATTTCTTATATAGTTACTCATTCATTTTCCCTAtgtcccagcaattctactt includes:
- the LOC109024541 gene encoding leucine-rich repeat-containing protein 37A3-like; protein product: MENIIMPKGTISENTNYNHPPEADSIGTAFNLEPTVKQTETKWEYNSMGTDLSPKPKSFNYPLLSSPGDQFEIQLTQQLWSLIPNEDVRRFMSHVIWTLKMECSETHVQGTCAKLMSRTGLLMKLLSEQQEAKASKAEWSVDQRKTGNYSNESIEAQCEEKEQKSSEVRTTQKHETQISHHLAYASAHIG